From Candidatus Dadabacteria bacterium, the proteins below share one genomic window:
- the ligA gene encoding NAD-dependent DNA ligase LigA: MAADARMKNMERISKEKARKEISGIKEEIKRHNHLYYNLESPEISDAEYDRLLKRLTDIEEAHPDLVTPDSPSRKVGAPPDKSGFRPVRHLEKMLSIDNISVTGADEDDRPKQALAFDERVFKGAGGEEEKRAYIVQPKFDGVSASILYERGDLVRAATRGDGSVGEEITSNILTMKTIPKKLSSRSGAPVPDVVEVRGEVMILTEDFRMLNEDILETDGKPFANPRNAASGSLRQIDPSVTASRPLKFFAWGVGSVSGVDLPDETAVQKCLKGWGFETGRDPVLCEGIEEAVKVCEGLEGEREKLPYDLDGAVIRVNDRNAQKALGATAKHPRWCVAYKFKSRHAETKVAGVTFQVGRTGTLTPVANLEPVNIGGVVVRRASLHNADFVREKDIREGDTVVVKRAGDVIPNVVEVAGKSKNRRGGPLPFPETCPSCGGAVIEESPGIVCSNPSCPERLKQSVFYLCSRGVFNIKRLGSRTISTLVDEGMVKDIADVFSLTKEDFLNLEGFAEKSSTEVAKEISERKTVSLAVFIQALCIRHVGRQTAEILARRFASLDGFFAADEESLSDVHGIGGEIAREIVGFTGSERGVALKDKMKHLGVEVVIPDDSSHKPEVAGKIFVVTGTLWEDRETVHELIRNAGGIAASAVSSKTDFLVEGEKAGAGKRKKAEKLKVKVISGEELRGMLV; this comes from the coding sequence GTGGCTGCGGACGCGCGGATGAAAAACATGGAGCGGATTTCAAAAGAAAAAGCCCGCAAAGAAATTAGCGGTATAAAAGAAGAAATAAAGAGGCACAACCATCTTTATTACAATCTGGAAAGCCCTGAAATTTCAGATGCGGAATATGACCGGTTGCTGAAGCGGCTAACGGATATTGAAGAGGCGCACCCCGACCTTGTTACTCCGGACTCCCCTTCCCGGAAAGTCGGCGCGCCGCCGGACAAGTCCGGATTTCGTCCCGTGCGGCATTTGGAGAAGATGCTCAGCATTGACAACATTTCCGTTACCGGCGCGGACGAAGATGACCGCCCGAAGCAGGCGCTTGCGTTTGACGAAAGGGTTTTCAAGGGCGCGGGAGGGGAGGAGGAAAAGCGGGCGTATATTGTTCAGCCGAAATTTGACGGTGTTTCCGCCTCAATTTTGTATGAACGGGGAGACCTTGTCCGGGCGGCCACACGGGGGGACGGCTCGGTCGGCGAGGAAATTACAAGCAATATTCTCACGATGAAGACGATTCCGAAAAAACTTTCCTCACGCTCCGGCGCGCCCGTCCCCGATGTTGTTGAGGTGCGCGGCGAGGTGATGATACTTACGGAAGATTTCAGGATGCTTAATGAGGACATACTGGAGACAGACGGCAAGCCGTTTGCCAATCCGCGCAATGCGGCGTCCGGATCTTTAAGGCAGATAGACCCAAGCGTTACCGCTTCGCGCCCCCTGAAGTTTTTCGCGTGGGGGGTGGGAAGTGTTTCGGGCGTGGATTTGCCGGACGAGACGGCGGTTCAAAAATGTCTGAAGGGCTGGGGTTTTGAGACGGGGAGAGACCCTGTGTTGTGCGAAGGCATTGAGGAGGCGGTCAAAGTCTGCGAGGGTCTTGAGGGTGAAAGGGAGAAATTGCCTTATGATCTGGACGGGGCTGTCATAAGGGTCAATGACAGGAATGCGCAAAAGGCGCTCGGAGCCACGGCGAAGCATCCCCGCTGGTGTGTTGCCTACAAGTTCAAGTCCCGCCATGCGGAGACAAAGGTTGCGGGAGTAACTTTTCAGGTGGGGAGAACCGGAACACTCACACCCGTGGCAAATCTTGAACCGGTAAATATAGGGGGTGTTGTGGTCAGGCGGGCGTCTTTGCACAATGCGGATTTTGTCAGGGAAAAAGACATACGCGAGGGCGACACGGTTGTTGTCAAACGGGCGGGGGATGTGATTCCCAATGTTGTGGAGGTGGCGGGCAAAAGCAAAAACCGCCGGGGCGGGCCGTTGCCGTTTCCCGAAACATGCCCTTCGTGCGGGGGGGCGGTTATTGAGGAAAGCCCGGGCATTGTATGTTCAAATCCGTCATGTCCGGAGCGGCTCAAGCAGAGCGTTTTTTATCTTTGTTCCCGAGGGGTTTTCAACATAAAGCGTCTTGGGTCGCGCACCATATCAACCCTGGTTGATGAGGGAATGGTCAAGGATATTGCGGATGTTTTTTCATTAACAAAAGAGGATTTTCTCAATCTTGAAGGGTTTGCTGAAAAATCCTCCACCGAGGTTGCAAAGGAGATAAGTGAGAGAAAAACGGTTTCTCTTGCGGTGTTTATTCAAGCCCTGTGCATAAGGCATGTGGGCAGGCAAACGGCGGAAATACTTGCCCGCCGTTTTGCGTCATTGGACGGGTTTTTTGCGGCGGATGAGGAATCTCTTTCCGATGTTCACGGCATAGGCGGGGAGATAGCCCGCGAAATTGTGGGGTTCACGGGAAGTGAAAGAGGCGTTGCGCTTAAAGACAAGATGAAACATCTGGGGGTGGAAGTGGTCATTCCGGATGACTCTTCGCACAAACCGGAGGTGGCGGGGAAGATCTTTGTTGTTACGGGGACTTTGTGGGAAGACCGCGAGACGGTTCATGAGTTAATAAGAAACGCCGGGGGCATTGCCGCTTCGGCGGTTTCTTCAAAAACCGACTTTCTGGTTGAAGGGGAGAAAGCGGGGGCGGGGAAGAGGAAGAAGGCGGAGAAGTTGAAGGTGAAGGTTATTTCGGGGGAGGAGTTGAGGGGGATGCTGGTCTAA
- a CDS encoding PHP domain-containing protein: MGANCRVAKLFSEIASLLEIADDNVFKIRAYRRAADLIGSLPTGLDEMSAGEVAAVKGIGKEMSAKIAEFLETGEMEYHGRLLSGAGGAALEMLSLRGMGPKTVRLFLNAGITSIDELEKRLAEPGSVKGVGEKKALAVLDAISFYKSNVSVHRLDKAFAAASALRAGLSAMEGASEVCETGGLRRMTETVSEIEMLVSFGSGARLDRRLFLKNLSLLPIVKNVAEDSADKDAVKALVETSLTPIKTFVYGSPPASFAFNLARLTGSPAHWEKLCSVSGGPPSAGRGGEESIYSSSGLAFIPPELREDTGEIEAAKSGNLPRLVEAADIRGDLHTHTDWSDGRDSVRAMAGAAREMGYQYIALTDHSPSSVVANGLDTGRLARKAEEVRAANSETGDLEILMGAEVDIKPDGTLDYPDDILRELDFVVASVHGSFSQSSGEMTKRIIRALENPFVHALGHPTARIIGRRPPCEMDIAMIADAALQNGKALEINASSHRLDLKDSHARLAVEKGVKLIISTDAHGVGQLGEMGYGVAVGRRGWARAADVLNTLALPDLLRWLRTRG; the protein is encoded by the coding sequence ATGGGCGCGAACTGCCGGGTTGCAAAACTTTTTTCCGAGATAGCGTCTCTGCTTGAGATTGCGGATGACAATGTTTTCAAGATACGCGCCTACAGGCGGGCGGCGGACTTGATTGGCTCGCTGCCGACCGGTCTTGATGAAATGTCCGCCGGGGAGGTTGCCGCAGTCAAGGGCATTGGCAAGGAGATGTCGGCAAAAATTGCCGAGTTTCTTGAGACGGGAGAGATGGAGTATCACGGGCGGCTGCTGTCCGGCGCGGGCGGCGCTGCCCTTGAGATGCTGAGCCTCAGGGGGATGGGCCCCAAAACGGTTCGCCTCTTTCTGAATGCGGGAATAACTTCCATTGACGAACTTGAAAAACGGCTTGCGGAGCCGGGGTCGGTAAAGGGGGTGGGAGAGAAGAAAGCCCTCGCCGTGCTGGACGCGATAAGTTTTTATAAGAGCAATGTTTCCGTTCACAGGCTGGACAAGGCGTTTGCCGCCGCATCTGCCCTGCGCGCCGGGCTTTCGGCAATGGAGGGGGCGTCGGAGGTTTGCGAGACGGGCGGCTTGAGAAGGATGACCGAGACAGTTTCTGAAATTGAGATGCTTGTTTCCTTCGGCTCCGGCGCGCGGCTTGACCGGCGGCTTTTTCTGAAAAACCTCTCCCTGTTGCCAATAGTGAAAAATGTCGCGGAAGACAGCGCGGACAAGGATGCCGTAAAGGCGCTTGTGGAGACTTCCTTAACCCCGATAAAGACCTTCGTTTACGGCTCGCCTCCCGCGAGTTTCGCCTTTAATCTGGCGCGGCTGACCGGCTCGCCCGCGCACTGGGAAAAACTGTGTTCGGTGTCCGGCGGCCCCCCTTCCGCCGGGCGCGGGGGCGAGGAAAGTATTTATTCATCCTCCGGCCTTGCGTTTATCCCTCCCGAACTCAGGGAGGACACGGGGGAGATTGAAGCGGCGAAGAGCGGCAACCTTCCGCGCCTTGTTGAGGCGGCGGACATCCGGGGCGACCTTCACACCCACACGGACTGGAGCGACGGCAGAGACTCCGTCCGGGCAATGGCGGGCGCGGCGCGTGAAATGGGATACCAATACATCGCGCTTACCGACCACTCGCCCTCTTCAGTCGTGGCAAACGGGCTTGACACCGGGCGGCTTGCGCGCAAAGCGGAGGAGGTTCGCGCCGCCAATTCCGAAACCGGGGATTTGGAAATTCTCATGGGAGCGGAGGTTGACATAAAGCCGGACGGCACTCTTGACTACCCCGATGATATTCTGAGAGAACTGGATTTTGTGGTCGCGTCCGTTCACGGCTCTTTTTCTCAGAGTTCAGGCGAGATGACAAAAAGAATTATCCGCGCCCTTGAAAACCCTTTTGTTCATGCCCTCGGCCACCCCACCGCAAGGATAATAGGCAGGCGTCCGCCGTGCGAGATGGACATTGCCATGATTGCGGACGCAGCCCTGCAAAACGGAAAGGCGCTTGAGATAAACGCCTCCAGCCACAGGCTTGACTTGAAAGACAGCCATGCGCGCCTCGCCGTTGAGAAAGGGGTTAAACTGATAATCTCAACGGACGCCCACGGCGTCGGGCAGTTGGGGGAGATGGGTTATGGCGTGGCGGTCGGCAGGCGCGGCTGGGCGCGCGCGGCGGATGTTCTCAACACCCTTGCGCTACCGGACCTGCTCCGGTGGCTGCGGACGCGCGGATGA
- a CDS encoding MBL fold metallo-hydrolase, whose product MNQTIKATVLGCATSTGVPVVGCDCAVCGGGAPENNRTRSSILVETGGLNILIDTSTDLRAQALRCGLSRISAVLFTHSHADHTNGIDDLKPFTRFGKDAIDCYANPDTAARLRNNFNYIFGDAKAADERPNLRLNEITGDFSLGGVRIIPLDIRHGKWNILGYRIGGLAYITDCNGIPPESMEKLRGLDLLIISALRYKPHPSHFNIEETLNRIESLSPRRAALTHMSCDLDYFELKKTLPENVEPARDGAVFEITGAEVKTVA is encoded by the coding sequence TTGAATCAGACAATCAAAGCGACTGTTCTCGGATGCGCCACCTCAACGGGCGTTCCGGTTGTGGGGTGCGACTGCGCCGTATGCGGCGGCGGCGCGCCGGAAAACAACCGCACCCGCAGTTCCATTCTTGTGGAAACCGGCGGGCTGAACATCCTCATAGACACATCAACCGATTTGAGGGCGCAGGCGCTGCGCTGCGGCCTGTCGCGCATAAGCGCGGTGCTTTTCACCCACTCCCACGCCGACCACACAAACGGCATAGACGATCTCAAGCCCTTCACCCGTTTCGGAAAAGACGCGATAGACTGTTACGCAAACCCCGACACCGCCGCGCGGCTGAGAAACAATTTCAACTACATATTCGGAGACGCAAAAGCGGCCGATGAGAGGCCCAACCTCCGGCTGAACGAGATAACGGGCGATTTTTCCCTTGGCGGTGTCCGGATCATCCCGCTGGATATCAGGCACGGCAAGTGGAACATTCTGGGCTACCGGATAGGGGGGCTCGCCTACATAACGGACTGCAACGGAATTCCGCCCGAATCCATGGAAAAACTGAGGGGCCTTGACCTCCTCATAATCAGCGCGCTCCGCTACAAGCCGCACCCGTCCCATTTCAACATTGAGGAAACATTAAACCGGATAGAATCCCTGTCGCCCCGGAGGGCGGCGCTGACGCACATGAGTTGCGACCTTGACTATTTTGAACTGAAAAAAACGCTTCCTGAAAATGTTGAGCCCGCAAGGGACGGAGCGGTTTTTGAAATTACGGGCGCGGAGGTGAAGACGGTTGCCTGA
- a CDS encoding 2,3-bisphosphoglycerate-independent phosphoglycerate mutase — protein sequence MRSLVEKLSVKSDSKIVMCVLDGLGGLPVKGKTELQSAKTPNLDRLARSASCGFHLPVARGITPGSGAAHLGLFGYDPLECGMGRGVVEAAGLGIKIGKNDLVARGNFATAGERGGKLIVTDRRAGRISTKSAAALAEKLSGGIKKAGNARVRIYPGLEHRFVAVFSFPRPVPDGGEIKDTDPQKEGAAVDLTPKTASRKPATVAAARAAGIFGAKAREILKGEKKANCVLLRGFSTPPDLSPFGKTYGLRAACVASYPMYRGVAGGILGMEIKDPEDGGIQSAVERAASVAGDFDFVYAHIKSTDRHGEDGDFKKKAAAIEEFDKMLPRLLAAKPDVLVITGDHSTPALMSSHSWHPVPLLIKSRFSIGGTRGFDEIRCRDGELGIVRSVEIMPLALAHAGRLAKFGA from the coding sequence ATGCGTTCCCTTGTGGAAAAACTTTCCGTTAAATCGGATTCCAAAATTGTGATGTGCGTTCTTGACGGCCTTGGCGGCCTGCCGGTAAAAGGGAAGACCGAACTTCAAAGCGCAAAGACTCCCAACCTTGACCGTCTGGCTCGCTCCGCTTCGTGCGGATTTCACCTGCCGGTCGCGCGGGGGATAACGCCCGGAAGCGGAGCCGCCCATCTGGGGCTTTTCGGCTACGACCCGCTTGAGTGCGGGATGGGAAGAGGCGTGGTGGAAGCGGCGGGGCTTGGAATTAAAATCGGGAAAAACGACCTTGTGGCAAGAGGCAACTTCGCCACCGCCGGGGAGCGGGGCGGCAAACTGATTGTAACCGACAGAAGGGCGGGAAGAATATCAACAAAAAGCGCCGCCGCTCTTGCGGAAAAACTGTCGGGCGGCATAAAGAAAGCGGGAAACGCGCGCGTCAGGATATACCCGGGGCTTGAGCACAGGTTTGTCGCGGTGTTCAGTTTTCCGCGCCCCGTGCCGGACGGAGGGGAAATCAAAGACACCGACCCCCAAAAGGAGGGGGCGGCCGTTGACCTGACTCCGAAAACCGCTTCAAGAAAACCCGCAACAGTGGCCGCCGCGCGCGCGGCGGGGATTTTCGGCGCAAAGGCGCGGGAAATACTAAAAGGGGAAAAAAAGGCAAACTGCGTTCTGCTCCGGGGATTCTCCACACCGCCGGACCTCAGCCCGTTCGGGAAAACCTACGGGCTGCGCGCCGCGTGCGTCGCCTCATATCCCATGTATCGCGGAGTTGCGGGCGGCATTTTAGGAATGGAAATAAAAGACCCGGAAGACGGCGGCATACAAAGTGCGGTTGAACGCGCCGCGAGTGTTGCGGGGGATTTTGATTTTGTTTACGCGCACATAAAATCCACGGACAGGCACGGCGAGGACGGCGACTTCAAAAAGAAGGCCGCCGCCATAGAGGAGTTTGACAAAATGCTGCCGCGCCTTCTTGCGGCAAAGCCCGATGTTCTGGTAATCACCGGAGACCACTCAACACCCGCGCTGATGTCATCCCACAGCTGGCATCCCGTTCCGCTGTTGATAAAATCGCGCTTCAGCATAGGCGGGACGCGCGGCTTTGATGAAATCCGCTGCCGGGACGGCGAACTCGGAATTGTGCGGTCGGTTGAGATAATGCCCCTCGCTCTCGCGCACGCCGGACGGCTTGCGAAATTTGGAGCCTGA
- a CDS encoding nodulation protein NfeD yields MIAFLCAALAWAIPAGSATDGGLPEKIVLSVPLDGTVNPFSADFIQTAIAAAEEQKAEAVLLVIDTPGGLLNSTKEIVKSILNSPVPVVAYVSPAGATATSAGAFIFLASHIAAMAPGTSVGAAHPVAGSGKEVEGKGGEKVVNFASSYIESIARERGRNSKWAVKAVKESSSVTWKYAVKNNIADFSAPDAAALLEMIDGTKVSIGEKTRKLSTSGATIITHRMTARQRMGNILGSPDIAYLLLSLGSLGILMEIYNPGSIFPGVVGIISLMLAFASLQVLPFSYAGLGLIVVGAALMMAEFFVTSYGLLALAGTVSLIAGGVLLFDPAQTGGLSVNFRTLAAVGGTFAAILGFVVVAAARSPKVPYLGETVPAGGREGVVVDWQQGGGIVQVGGEYWKAESAGPPLSKGDRVKVSGKADGLKLKVERKTQKSGGKQ; encoded by the coding sequence TTGATTGCGTTTTTATGCGCGGCTCTGGCGTGGGCGATTCCCGCCGGTTCGGCGACTGACGGCGGATTGCCTGAAAAAATCGTGCTTTCAGTTCCTCTTGACGGAACGGTGAATCCGTTCTCGGCGGACTTCATACAAACCGCCATAGCGGCGGCGGAAGAGCAAAAAGCCGAAGCCGTCCTGCTGGTTATAGACACTCCGGGCGGGTTGCTCAACTCAACAAAGGAAATTGTCAAAAGCATTCTGAACTCTCCCGTGCCGGTGGTGGCTTACGTTTCCCCCGCCGGGGCCACGGCAACTTCTGCGGGGGCGTTCATATTTCTCGCCTCCCACATAGCGGCGATGGCTCCGGGCACAAGCGTGGGAGCAGCCCACCCGGTCGCCGGGTCGGGCAAGGAGGTGGAGGGCAAAGGCGGGGAGAAGGTTGTCAACTTCGCTTCCTCATACATAGAGAGCATAGCGCGCGAGCGGGGGCGCAACTCAAAGTGGGCTGTCAAGGCGGTAAAGGAAAGTTCATCGGTAACATGGAAATACGCGGTGAAAAACAACATAGCCGACTTTTCCGCGCCGGATGCGGCGGCTCTGCTTGAGATGATTGACGGAACAAAAGTCAGCATCGGGGAGAAGACGCGAAAACTGTCAACTTCAGGGGCGACAATCATCACTCACCGAATGACCGCGCGCCAGCGCATGGGCAACATTCTCGGCTCGCCCGACATTGCATACCTGCTTCTCTCCCTCGGCTCGCTGGGGATTTTGATGGAGATATACAACCCCGGAAGCATTTTCCCCGGCGTGGTGGGAATCATATCGCTTATGCTTGCCTTCGCCTCGCTTCAAGTGCTTCCTTTCAGTTATGCGGGGCTTGGGCTCATAGTGGTGGGGGCGGCTCTGATGATGGCCGAGTTTTTCGTAACCAGTTACGGGCTTCTCGCACTTGCGGGAACGGTGTCTTTAATCGCCGGGGGCGTTCTGCTTTTTGATCCGGCGCAGACGGGCGGCCTGAGCGTGAATTTCAGAACTCTCGCGGCGGTCGGCGGAACTTTTGCCGCTATTCTCGGCTTTGTGGTGGTGGCGGCGGCACGCTCGCCAAAAGTCCCCTACCTTGGAGAGACCGTTCCGGCGGGCGGAAGAGAGGGGGTTGTTGTTGACTGGCAACAGGGCGGGGGTATAGTGCAAGTGGGCGGCGAATACTGGAAGGCGGAAAGCGCGGGGCCTCCCTTGTCAAAGGGCGACCGTGTAAAGGTCAGCGGCAAGGCGGACGGGCTGAAGTTGAAAGTGGAGCGCAAAACTCAAAAGAGCGGAGGAAAACAATGA
- a CDS encoding slipin family protein — translation MSTPFLLAAIGALLLFMGAKILKEYERGVVMRLGRVVGIKGPGFVWIIPFIDKMTKISLRVIAMDVPPQDVITKDNVSVKVNAVLYFRVVNPINTIVKVENYYYATSQLAQTTLRSVLGQVELDELLTEREELNMKLQEILDSQTDDWGIKVTLVEVKHVDLPQEMQRAMAQQAEAERERRARIISAEGEFQASQKISEASEVLSKNPVSLQLRYLQAMSDISGEHNSTIILPLPIDILKPFAERAAGGAPIQKAVSGKDPFKAPE, via the coding sequence ATGAGCACACCTTTTTTACTTGCGGCGATAGGGGCTTTGCTCCTGTTTATGGGGGCAAAGATACTCAAAGAGTATGAGCGGGGGGTGGTTATGCGTCTTGGCCGCGTGGTCGGCATCAAGGGGCCGGGGTTTGTCTGGATAATCCCCTTCATAGATAAGATGACAAAGATAAGCCTTCGCGTAATCGCGATGGATGTTCCGCCTCAGGATGTCATCACCAAAGACAATGTTTCAGTGAAGGTGAACGCCGTTCTTTATTTCAGGGTCGTCAACCCGATAAACACCATAGTGAAGGTTGAGAATTACTATTACGCCACGTCCCAACTTGCGCAGACAACACTGCGGAGTGTGCTGGGGCAGGTTGAGTTGGATGAGTTGCTGACCGAAAGGGAGGAGCTCAATATGAAGTTGCAGGAGATTCTGGATTCTCAAACGGATGACTGGGGAATCAAGGTTACTCTTGTGGAGGTCAAGCATGTTGACCTGCCTCAGGAGATGCAGCGGGCGATGGCTCAGCAAGCCGAAGCGGAGAGGGAGAGAAGGGCGCGAATAATAAGCGCGGAGGGAGAGTTTCAGGCGTCGCAGAAAATATCCGAGGCGTCCGAGGTTCTTTCAAAAAATCCCGTGTCTCTTCAGTTGAGGTATTTGCAGGCAATGTCGGACATATCGGGCGAGCACAATTCAACCATCATTCTGCCGCTTCCGATTGACATACTGAAGCCGTTTGCGGAAAGAGCCGCGGGCGGCGCTCCGATTCAAAAAGCGGTGAGCGGGAAAGACCCTTTCAAAGCGCCGGAGTGA